From one Candoia aspera isolate rCanAsp1 chromosome 17, rCanAsp1.hap2, whole genome shotgun sequence genomic stretch:
- the LOC134506547 gene encoding uncharacterized protein LOC134506547 has protein sequence MSKRKCLFTEKTRRNYPDFRKGRDDYEAECLVCKPGTFVSVAHKGPGDLEYHMSSDKHKKALKAYKRNKALTRDNWSAKTDFFVDPDSETEDAVTAADSTLAFHTVMNHKSYKSVDDNSDLLRKLFPDADIAQKFSNTQTKTEPIENSLLAQHAVNIDLKALEENCIPFCGVAMDDSNHSAVKMFPVLIQYYDYRNGGLRTKLLELQETATETGDAVSDHLVRVLKKYGLLQKCVAFAGDNCNTMIGGLRQDDAARSIFTKLKKALQRESLIGVYCPAHILHNCIHHGADTLDVDIEHIILKIYQYFHIYTVRTELLQEYCEFVEVEYKRLLSHSKTRWLSLFPGITKLLQVYPALKSFFLAQSNPPTVLRNFFEDEFGELYLWHMHSLMNAFHLHIEEMERENNSLVEVMKTLDSVHTILLDRRAQNFMSLTVKGMLAEKRKEGLEAACDAFSDAVHRLYSNCIEYLEMWMASLQEFSCFTWMALSDTPSWSDVEACITYLMEKGVEIDSMKCFVQFKYLKKFVEASSDEEEFQHLLSHQKWTKYFLKAKAIECYSELLKIAQFFFAIPSRSVNTEHFF, from the coding sequence ATGTCTAAACGAAAATGTCTGTTTACTGAGAAAACAAGGCGCAATTATCCTGATTTTCGTAAAGGTAGAGATGACTACGAAGCAGAGTGTTTGGTCTGCAAACCTGGCACATTTGTGTCAGTTGCACATAAAGGTCCCGGTGATCTGGAGTATCACATGTCCTCTGACAAGCACAAGAAAGCACTCAAAGCCTACAAACGTAATAAAGCATTAACACGGGACAACTGGTCTGCAAAAACGGACTTTTTTGTGGATCCAGACAGTGAAACAGAGGATGCTGTTACTGCAGCTGACAGCACTCTAGCATTCCATACAGTCATGAATCACAAAAGTTACAAATCAGTGGATGATAATTCTGACTTGCTGAGAAAATTATTTCCTGATGCAGACATAGCTCAAAAATTTTCCAACACCCAAACGAAGACCGAACCTATTGAGAACTCTCTGCTTGCCCAGCATGCAGTCAACATTGACCTGAAGGCACTTGAGGAAAATTGCATCCCTTTCTGTGGAGTGGCTATGGATGACAGCAATCACAGTGCAGTGAAAATGTTTCCCGTACTTATCCAATATTATGACTACAGGAATGGTGGCTTGAGAACCAAACTCCTAGAACTTCAGGAAACAGCCACTGAGACGGGCGATGCCGTTTCAGACCACCTTGTCAGAGTTCTCAAGAAATACGGATTGCTCCAGAAGTGTGTGGCGTTTGCAGGGGACAACTGCAACACCATGATTGGTGGGCTTCGGCAAGACGACGCAGCAAGGAGTATCTTCACCAAGTTGAAGAAAGCACTCCAGAGAGAGTCGTTAATTGGGGTGTACTGCCCTGCCCACATTTTGCACAACTGCATCCATCACGGAGCAGACACCCTCGATGTGGACATTGAGCACATCATTCTGAAGATCTACCAGTACTTCCACATCTACACGGTACGGACTGAGCTCCTACAAGAATACTGTGAGTTTGTCGAGGTGGAGTATAAAAGACTGCTCTCCCACAGCAAGACTCGGTGGCTGTCCTTATTCCCTGGCATCACAAAACTGCTTCAGGTGTATCCAGCCTTGAAGTCCTTCTTCTTGGCCCAGAGCAATCCACCTACTGTGCTCAGGAACTTTTTTGAGGACGAGTTCGGTGAGCTGTACCTTTGGCACATGCATTCGCTCATGAACGCATTCCATTTACACATTGAAGAGATGGAACGGGAAAATAACTCCCTTGTGGAAGTGATGAAGACGTTGGACTCCGTGCACACCATCCTGCTTGATCGTAGAGCTCAGAACTTCATGTCCCTCACGGTGAAGGGGATGCTTGCGGAGAAGCGCAAGGAGGGGCTAGAGGCAGCGTGCGATGCTTTCTCTGACGCAGTGCATCGCCTCTACAGTAACTGCATAGAATACTTGGAGATGTGGATGGCATCTCTGCAGGAGTTTTCCTGCTTCACGTGGATGGCTCTCAGTGATACGCCAAGCTGGAGTGATGTGGAGGCATGCATAACGTACTTGATGGAGAAGGGTGTGGAAATTGACAGTATGAAGTGTTTTGTTCagttcaaatatctgaaaaaatTTGTTGAGGCTTCCAGTGATGAAGAAGAGTTTCAACATCTGCTTTCACACCAAAAATGGACCAAATATTTCCTGAAAGCTAAAGCCATTGAATGCTATTCAGAGCTGTTAAAAATTGCCCAGTTCTTCTTTGCAATTCCTTCCCGCAGTGTAAATACTGAGCACTTCTTTTGA